Proteins encoded together in one Miscanthus floridulus cultivar M001 chromosome 16, ASM1932011v1, whole genome shotgun sequence window:
- the LOC136514069 gene encoding hexokinase-10-like isoform X1: protein MGKAQWLSVALGCVAAVTCVVATALVTRRAVARSRWSRAVAVVRGFEEDCATPTERLQRIVNSLSVEMFAGLASEGASKVRMLLTCVDALPDGNEEGIYYSVDLGGTSFRVMRLELGSGSMVINKKVEHRPIPEDLTKGTSEDLFNLIALALKNFIEREGGDDEGRALGFTFSFPVRQVSISSGSLIRWTKEFSIEEAVGKDVAQCLNEALVRNGLNLQVTALVNNAVGTLAMGHYYDEDTVAAVIIGAGTNASYIERNAAIAKCQGLLTDSDQTVVNVEWGSFRSPQVPLTPFDICSSEAERNHYDQAFEKMISGVYLGEIARLVFQRMAQESDLFGSSVNCLSTPFIFSTPSLAAIREDDSPDLRVVGRVLEEHLKIQDVPLKTRRLVVRICDIVTRRAARLAAAGIVAVLQKIGRDGTLCGTTFVRKIRGEPKRSVVAIEGGLYQGYSIFREYLNEAVDEILGDEIASTVSLRVMEEGSGIGAALLAASYSSTRQNSA from the exons ATGGGGAAGGCGCAGTGGTTGAGCGTGGCCTTGGGCTGCGTGGCGGCGGTGACGTGCGTGGTGGCGACGGCGCTGGTGACGAGGCGGGCGGTGGCGCGGTCTCGGTGGAGCAGAGCCGTGGCGGTGGTGCGCGGGTTCGAGGAGGATTGCGCCACGCCCACGGAGCGGCTGCAGCGGATCGTCAACTCCCTGTCCGTCGAGATGTTCGCGGGGCTCGCGTCCGAGGGCGCCAGCAAGGTCCGCATGCTGCTCACCTGCGTCGACGCGCTCCCCGACGG GAATGAGGAAGGCATCTATTACTCTGTTGATCTTGGGGGGACAAGCTTTAGAGTCATGAGACTAGAGCTTGGTTCAGGATCTATGGTTATCAATAAAAAAGTTGAGCATCGACCTATTCCAGAAGACTTGACCAAGGGTACAAGCGAG GATTTATTCAATCTAATTGCCTTGGCATTAAAGAACTTTATTGAAAGAGAGGGTGGGGACGATGAGGGAAGGGCACTTGGTTTTACATTTTCCTTCCCTGTCCGACAAGTTTCCATATCCTCAGGGTCATTAATTAGGTGGACTAAGGAATTTTCAATTGAAGAGGCT GTTGGAAAAGATGTTGCTCAATGCTTGAATGAAGCCCTTGTTAGGAATGGACTAAATTTGCAGGTCACTGCATTG GTGAACAATGCTGTGGGTACATTGGCCATGGGGCACTATTATGATGAGGATACAGTTGCTGCAGTGATTATAGGAGCTGGTACCAATGCTTCCTATATTGAACGCAATGCTGCTATCGCAAAATGTCAGGGTCTTCTTACTGATTCCGACCAAACG GTTGTCAATGTAGAATGGGGTAGTTTCCGGTCTCCGCAAGTACCATTAACTCCTTTTGACATATGTTCCAGTGAAGCAGAACGCAATCACTATGACCAA GCTTTTGAGAAAATGATCTCTGGTGTGTATCTTGGGGAAATTGCAAGATTGGTATTCCAAAGAATGGCTCAAGAATCAGATTTATTTGGTTCTTCTGTGAATTGCTTATCTACCCCTTTCATATTCAG TACACCTTCTCTAGCTGCTATTCGTGAGGATGATTCCCCAGATCTTAGAGTAGTTGGTAGGGTGCTCGAAGAACATCTGAAG ATACAAGATGTTCCACTGAAGACTCGAAGACTTGTTGTTAGAATATGTGACATTGTCACCCGAAGAGCCGCCCGTCTAGCAGCTGCTGGGATTGTTGCAGTACTACAAAAAATTGGTCGTGATGGAACTCTTTGTGGCACCACCTTTGTTCGAAAGATAAGAGGTGAGCCAAAGAGATCGGTTGTCGCGATTGAAGGTGGTCTCTACCAAGGCTATTCTATCTTTAGGGAGTATCTGAACGAAGCAGTGGATGAGATCCTAGGGGATGAGATCGCCTCCACAGTTAGTCTTAGAGTTATGGAGGAGGGTTCAGGGATTGGGGCTGCGCTCCTTGCAGCATCATATTCGTCGACTAGACAAAATTCTGCTTAA
- the LOC136514069 gene encoding hexokinase-10-like isoform X2, with protein MGKAQWLSVALGCVAAVTCVVATALVTRRAVARSRWSRAVAVVRGFEEDCATPTERLQRIVNSLSVEMFAGLASEGASKVRMLLTCVDALPDGNEEGIYYSVDLGGTSFRVMRLELGSGSMVINKKVEHRPIPEDLTKGTSEDLFNLIALALKNFIEREGGDDEGRALGFTFSFPVRQVSISSGSLIRWTKEFSIEEAVNNAVGTLAMGHYYDEDTVAAVIIGAGTNASYIERNAAIAKCQGLLTDSDQTVVNVEWGSFRSPQVPLTPFDICSSEAERNHYDQAFEKMISGVYLGEIARLVFQRMAQESDLFGSSVNCLSTPFIFSTPSLAAIREDDSPDLRVVGRVLEEHLKIQDVPLKTRRLVVRICDIVTRRAARLAAAGIVAVLQKIGRDGTLCGTTFVRKIRGEPKRSVVAIEGGLYQGYSIFREYLNEAVDEILGDEIASTVSLRVMEEGSGIGAALLAASYSSTRQNSA; from the exons ATGGGGAAGGCGCAGTGGTTGAGCGTGGCCTTGGGCTGCGTGGCGGCGGTGACGTGCGTGGTGGCGACGGCGCTGGTGACGAGGCGGGCGGTGGCGCGGTCTCGGTGGAGCAGAGCCGTGGCGGTGGTGCGCGGGTTCGAGGAGGATTGCGCCACGCCCACGGAGCGGCTGCAGCGGATCGTCAACTCCCTGTCCGTCGAGATGTTCGCGGGGCTCGCGTCCGAGGGCGCCAGCAAGGTCCGCATGCTGCTCACCTGCGTCGACGCGCTCCCCGACGG GAATGAGGAAGGCATCTATTACTCTGTTGATCTTGGGGGGACAAGCTTTAGAGTCATGAGACTAGAGCTTGGTTCAGGATCTATGGTTATCAATAAAAAAGTTGAGCATCGACCTATTCCAGAAGACTTGACCAAGGGTACAAGCGAG GATTTATTCAATCTAATTGCCTTGGCATTAAAGAACTTTATTGAAAGAGAGGGTGGGGACGATGAGGGAAGGGCACTTGGTTTTACATTTTCCTTCCCTGTCCGACAAGTTTCCATATCCTCAGGGTCATTAATTAGGTGGACTAAGGAATTTTCAATTGAAGAGGCT GTGAACAATGCTGTGGGTACATTGGCCATGGGGCACTATTATGATGAGGATACAGTTGCTGCAGTGATTATAGGAGCTGGTACCAATGCTTCCTATATTGAACGCAATGCTGCTATCGCAAAATGTCAGGGTCTTCTTACTGATTCCGACCAAACG GTTGTCAATGTAGAATGGGGTAGTTTCCGGTCTCCGCAAGTACCATTAACTCCTTTTGACATATGTTCCAGTGAAGCAGAACGCAATCACTATGACCAA GCTTTTGAGAAAATGATCTCTGGTGTGTATCTTGGGGAAATTGCAAGATTGGTATTCCAAAGAATGGCTCAAGAATCAGATTTATTTGGTTCTTCTGTGAATTGCTTATCTACCCCTTTCATATTCAG TACACCTTCTCTAGCTGCTATTCGTGAGGATGATTCCCCAGATCTTAGAGTAGTTGGTAGGGTGCTCGAAGAACATCTGAAG ATACAAGATGTTCCACTGAAGACTCGAAGACTTGTTGTTAGAATATGTGACATTGTCACCCGAAGAGCCGCCCGTCTAGCAGCTGCTGGGATTGTTGCAGTACTACAAAAAATTGGTCGTGATGGAACTCTTTGTGGCACCACCTTTGTTCGAAAGATAAGAGGTGAGCCAAAGAGATCGGTTGTCGCGATTGAAGGTGGTCTCTACCAAGGCTATTCTATCTTTAGGGAGTATCTGAACGAAGCAGTGGATGAGATCCTAGGGGATGAGATCGCCTCCACAGTTAGTCTTAGAGTTATGGAGGAGGGTTCAGGGATTGGGGCTGCGCTCCTTGCAGCATCATATTCGTCGACTAGACAAAATTCTGCTTAA